A single genomic interval of Armigeres subalbatus isolate Guangzhou_Male chromosome 1, GZ_Asu_2, whole genome shotgun sequence harbors:
- the LOC134213375 gene encoding small lysine-rich protein 1, whose product MGGKGKKKPAGKPGGKESPGGSAGGGGGSSTAGGGEDDEVDEEESEAKPKKGKGKKGKGKGKGSSKFQGDLFSEAAMENAYYVCHNIQDVLKSRGFAWPEGQKKKKKGKK is encoded by the exons ATGGGCGGAAAAGGTAAGAAAAAGCCCGCCGGAAAGCCCGGCGGCAAAGAATCCCCTGGTGGAAGCGCTGGGGGCGGCGGTGGATCCAGCACTGCCGGTGGCGGCGAAGATGACGAGGTGGACGAAGAAGAATCGGAAGCGAAACCAAAGAAGGGTAAGGGTAAAAAGGGCAAAGGCAAAGGGAAGGGATCGTCCAAGTTTCAGGGCGATCTGTTCAGCGAAGCTGCGATGGAGAACGCGTACTATGTGTGTCATAACATTCAG GATGTTCTGAAATCGCGCGGTTTCGCGTGGCCCGAGGgacagaaaaagaaaaagaaaggcaaaaaataa